A section of the Humulus lupulus chromosome 2, drHumLupu1.1, whole genome shotgun sequence genome encodes:
- the LOC133818371 gene encoding uncharacterized protein LOC133818371, whose protein sequence is MEANKEEALKAKEIAEKRFFEKDFAGAKNYALKAKTLCPGLEGISQMVTTFDVYIASEGKSNGETDYYSILGLKPFADKDAVKKQYRKMAVMLHPDKNKCVGADGAFKLVSEAWTLLSDNSKKKSYDHQRNKQSSTVVNQTNLSSVHSSGVVTGFNNCSNSSASHVRLDTFWTVCTSCKVQYEYLRKYVNKRLSCKNCRGVFIAVETGTAPANGSFPYTPWSYVPGNGYAGSHGYDGVTYVPSNTTYFAGNGVSGFHSGHGFEYVSNVSFQWSSFSGTSVGVMGPTGPSSVAPDAIYHTHGNVNVAGAKLNTKANGKRSMKNVGANGNLNLPTGGYDSSGSKVNKLDKRRKLTVAASFRNGYDETVPQSDLETKMENGNASSGPDHKLSSPVEVPNKRFSAAPAFDARKLLIEKARTEILKKLEEIKLESTVEPIVKKSKALSEVGQATVAKEETKKVDSDASFLQLNGRKTAPLSITVPDPDFHDFDKDRSEECFKPKQIWALYDEEDGMPRLYCLIREVISVKPFKILITYLSSKTDSEFGLVNWLDCGFTKSCGNFRAYNSDIVEQVNIFSHLLSREKAGRGGCVRLYPRSGDIWAVYRNWSPDWDRSTPDEVRHQYEMVEVLDDYSEELGCCVSPLVKVTGFKTVYGRNSDKDAIRWIPRREMLRFSHQVPSWLLKGEENDLPEKRWDLDPAATPDDLLHAAGEAEA, encoded by the coding sequence ATGGAAGCAAACAAGGAAGAAGCTCTCAAAGCGAAAGAGATCGCTGAGAAGCGATTTTTTGAGAAAGACTTTGCTGGTGCAAAAAATTATGCGTTAAAGGCCAAGACACTGTGTCCGGGACTGGAGGGTATATCTCAAATGGTCACCACATTTGACGTTTATATTGCTTCTGAGGGTAAATCCAATGGTGAAACAGATTACTATTCTATTCTTGGGTTGAAACCTTTTGCAGATAAAGATGCAGTAAAGAAACAGTACAGGAAGATGGCTGTGATGCTTCATCCTGATAAGAACAAATGTGTGGGAGCTGATGGTGCTTTCAAACTTGTTTCTGAGGCGTGGACCTTGTTGTCAGATAATTCCAAAAAAAAATCTTATGATCACCAGAGAAACAAACAATCCTCCACAGTTGTTAACCAGACAAATTTGTCTTCTGTTCATTCTTCTGGTGTTGTTACAGGTTTTAATAATTGCTCCAACTCCTCTGCATCTCACGTTAGGCTTGACACGTTCTGGACAGTGTGCACTTCATGTAAAGTGCAGTATGAGTATCTTCGGAAGTATGTGAACAAGAGGCTTTCATGTAAAAATTGTCGGGGTGTTTTCATTGCTGTGGAAACAGGGACAGCCCCAGCAAATGGGTCTTTCCCCTATACTCCTTGGTCCTATGTGCCTGGCAATGGTTATGCTGGAAGTCATGGCTATGACGGGGTTACATATGTTCCCTCAAACACAACCTATTTTGCGGGAAACGGGGTCTCGGGTTTTCATTCTGGACATGGATTTGAATATGTTTCCAATGTGTCATTTCAGTGGAGCTCGTTTTCTGGAACTTCTGTTGGAGTTATGGGTCCTACTGGACCATCTTCTGTAGCCCCTGATGCTATTTATCACACCCATGGAAATGTTAACGTAGCTGGAGCGAAGTTAAACACCAAAGCTAATGGAAAACGCTCCATGAAAAATGTTGGGGCTAATGGAAATTTGAATCTGCCCACTGGTGGTTACGATTCATCAGGGTCAAAGGTCAACAAACTTGATAAGAGAAGAAAACTTACAGTGGCTGCCAGTTTCCGTAATGGATATGATGAAACAGTACCACAATCTGATTTGGAAACAAAAATGGAAAATGGGAATGCAAGTAGTGGGCCGGATCATAAACTTTCTAGTCCAGTTGAAGTTCCGAATAAACGATTCTCCGCAGCACCTGCATTTGATGCTAGAAAGTTGTTGATTGAGAAGGCAAGGACAGAAATTCTGAAGAAATTAGAAGAGATTAAGTTGGAGTCGACTGTGGAACCCATAGTTAAGAAGTCAAAAGCACTATCCGAAGTTGGTCAAGCCACGGTAGCTAAAGAAGAAACCAAAAAAGTGGACTCAGATGCTTCTTTTCTCCAACTAAATGGACGTAAAACTGCTCCTCTCTCTATTACGGTACCTGACCCTGATTTCCATGATTTTGACAAAGATAGATCAGAGGAATGCTTCAAGCCAAAACAAATATGGGCTCTGTATGATGAAGAAGATGGTATGCCTCGTTTGTATTGTCTGATACGTGAAGTGATCTCAGTTAAACCCTTTAAGATTCTTATAACTTACTTGAGCTCGAAAACCGACAGTGAATTCGGGTTGGTGAACTGGCTGGATTGTGGATTTACCAAGTCTTGTGGAAATTTCAGGGCGTATAACTCTGATATTGTTGAACAAGTCAACATTTTCTCTCATCTTTTGAGCCGGGAAAAAGCTGGCAGGGGAGGGTGTGTTCGGTTATATCCCAGGAGTGGAGATATTTGGGCTGTGTACAGGAATTGGTCGCCAGATTGGGACAGATCAACTCCAGATGAAGTAAGGCACCAATATGAAATGGTGGAGGTCCTTGATGATTACTCTGAAGAGCTTGGTTGTTGTGTTTCTCCTCTCGTGAAAGTCACAGGATTCAAGACCGTATATGGCAGGAACTCCGACAAGGATGCCATACGATGGATCCCAAGGAGGGAGATGCTGCGCTTTTCTCATCAGGTGCCGTCCTGGTTGCTCAAGGGAGAAGAGAATGATCTGCCAGAAAAACGTTGGGATCTTGACCCAGCCGCAACCCCAGATGATCTGCTTCATGCTGCTGGAGAGGCAGAGGCTTAA